From Fundulus heteroclitus isolate FHET01 chromosome 5, MU-UCD_Fhet_4.1, whole genome shotgun sequence, a single genomic window includes:
- the b3gnt2a gene encoding N-acetyllactosaminide beta-1,3-N-acetylglucosaminyltransferase 2a isoform X2, translating into MLSSHHSEIQGAEMSLCRKKARTLCMIVMINIFICALAGMSWKLGHNKGNPKRVRLPFKRFWSRPIMSESFWNKEQQRLDVINNPLINLDLSGDSPIALPDWLNDTGPLDPCEVDHRVPRQILDYNTLPKQFQDFLLHMRCRAYPMRINQPHICNEKPFLLLVVKSLMPHFDRRQAIRQTWGRAGLLASRTVATVFLLGNSSSVDNYPDLQDMLNHEAKLHKDLLQWDYRDTFFNLTLKEVLFLEWFSVHCPQAQYVLKGDDDVFVNTLRIVDFLKGLSEDKAKDLFIGDVIRNAGPHRNKKLKYFVPESVFVGQYPPYAGGGGYLFSGDLAIRLYNISKQVVMYPIDDVYTGMCLKKLGLVPDKHAGFRTFGIEEKYRGRPCTYRSLMLVHSLAPQEMLKIWPWIVNPELDCQ; encoded by the exons ATGCTGTCATCCCATCACTCAGAA ATTCAGGGTGCAGAAATGTCGTTGTGCCGTAAGAAAGCGAGGACACTCTGCATGATTGTGATGATCAACATCTTCATCTGTGCTCTGGCGGGCATGTCATGGAAACTTGGCCACAACAAAGGTAATCCGAAGAGGGTTCGGCTTCCATTCAAGAGGTTCTGGAGCCGACCGATAATGAGTGAATCCTTCTGGAACAAGGAGCAGCAGCGCCTGGATGTGATTAACAACCCGCTTATCAACTTGGACCTCTCCGGCGACTCTCCCATTGCGCTGCCGGACTGGCTTAATGATACTGGACCTCTTGACCCGTGCGAAGTGGATCACAGGGTCCCAAGGCAAATCTTGGACTATAACACCCTACCAAAGCAGTTCCAGGACTTTCTCCTACACATGCGCTGCAGGGCGTACCCGATGCGGATAAATCAGCCCCACATCTGCAATGAAAAACCCTTCCTCCTGCTGGTGGTCAAGTCGCTGATGCCGCATTTTGACCGGCGGCAGGCCATTCGCCAGACATGGGGCCGCGCTGGCCTGTTAGCCAGTCGGACTGTGGCGACAGTGTTCCTGCTAGGCAACTCTTCATCTGTGGACAACTACCCAGATCTGCAGGACATGCTCAACCACGAGGCGAAGCTTCACAAAGACCTGCTGCAATGGGACTACAGGGACACGTTCTTCAACCTCACCCTTAAAGAGGTCCTTTTCCTAGAGTGGTTCAGCGTGCACTGCCCTCAAGCTCAGTATGTTCTAAAGGGTGACGATGATGTCTTTGTCAATACCCTACGGattgtggacttcctgaaagGCTTGTCTGAGGACAAGGCCAAAGATTTGTTCATAGGTGATGTTATAAGAAATGCAGGTCCGCACAGAAACAAGAAGCTGAAGTATTTTGTCCCTGAGAGTGTGTTTGTGGGGCAGTACCCGCCCTATGCTGGTGGTGGAGGATATCTGTTCTCTGGGGATTTAGCAATACGTCTTTACAACATTTCCAAGCAGGTGGTCATGTATCCCATTGATGACGTCTACACAGGAATGTGTCTGAAGAAGCTGGGCCTGGTCCCTGACAAGCATGCAGGCTTCCGGACGTTTGGTATTGAAGAGAAGTACAGGGGCCGGCCATGCACCTACAGAAGCCTGATGCTGGTTCACAGCCTAGCACCGCAGGAGATGCTGAAGATCTGGCCGTGGATAGTCAACCCTGAGCTGGACTGCCAATGA
- the b3gnt2a gene encoding N-acetyllactosaminide beta-1,3-N-acetylglucosaminyltransferase 2a isoform X1, which translates to MFLNIPIDPGSSIQGAEMSLCRKKARTLCMIVMINIFICALAGMSWKLGHNKGNPKRVRLPFKRFWSRPIMSESFWNKEQQRLDVINNPLINLDLSGDSPIALPDWLNDTGPLDPCEVDHRVPRQILDYNTLPKQFQDFLLHMRCRAYPMRINQPHICNEKPFLLLVVKSLMPHFDRRQAIRQTWGRAGLLASRTVATVFLLGNSSSVDNYPDLQDMLNHEAKLHKDLLQWDYRDTFFNLTLKEVLFLEWFSVHCPQAQYVLKGDDDVFVNTLRIVDFLKGLSEDKAKDLFIGDVIRNAGPHRNKKLKYFVPESVFVGQYPPYAGGGGYLFSGDLAIRLYNISKQVVMYPIDDVYTGMCLKKLGLVPDKHAGFRTFGIEEKYRGRPCTYRSLMLVHSLAPQEMLKIWPWIVNPELDCQ; encoded by the exons ATGTTTCTGAATATTCCTATTGATCCTGGCTCTTCT ATTCAGGGTGCAGAAATGTCGTTGTGCCGTAAGAAAGCGAGGACACTCTGCATGATTGTGATGATCAACATCTTCATCTGTGCTCTGGCGGGCATGTCATGGAAACTTGGCCACAACAAAGGTAATCCGAAGAGGGTTCGGCTTCCATTCAAGAGGTTCTGGAGCCGACCGATAATGAGTGAATCCTTCTGGAACAAGGAGCAGCAGCGCCTGGATGTGATTAACAACCCGCTTATCAACTTGGACCTCTCCGGCGACTCTCCCATTGCGCTGCCGGACTGGCTTAATGATACTGGACCTCTTGACCCGTGCGAAGTGGATCACAGGGTCCCAAGGCAAATCTTGGACTATAACACCCTACCAAAGCAGTTCCAGGACTTTCTCCTACACATGCGCTGCAGGGCGTACCCGATGCGGATAAATCAGCCCCACATCTGCAATGAAAAACCCTTCCTCCTGCTGGTGGTCAAGTCGCTGATGCCGCATTTTGACCGGCGGCAGGCCATTCGCCAGACATGGGGCCGCGCTGGCCTGTTAGCCAGTCGGACTGTGGCGACAGTGTTCCTGCTAGGCAACTCTTCATCTGTGGACAACTACCCAGATCTGCAGGACATGCTCAACCACGAGGCGAAGCTTCACAAAGACCTGCTGCAATGGGACTACAGGGACACGTTCTTCAACCTCACCCTTAAAGAGGTCCTTTTCCTAGAGTGGTTCAGCGTGCACTGCCCTCAAGCTCAGTATGTTCTAAAGGGTGACGATGATGTCTTTGTCAATACCCTACGGattgtggacttcctgaaagGCTTGTCTGAGGACAAGGCCAAAGATTTGTTCATAGGTGATGTTATAAGAAATGCAGGTCCGCACAGAAACAAGAAGCTGAAGTATTTTGTCCCTGAGAGTGTGTTTGTGGGGCAGTACCCGCCCTATGCTGGTGGTGGAGGATATCTGTTCTCTGGGGATTTAGCAATACGTCTTTACAACATTTCCAAGCAGGTGGTCATGTATCCCATTGATGACGTCTACACAGGAATGTGTCTGAAGAAGCTGGGCCTGGTCCCTGACAAGCATGCAGGCTTCCGGACGTTTGGTATTGAAGAGAAGTACAGGGGCCGGCCATGCACCTACAGAAGCCTGATGCTGGTTCACAGCCTAGCACCGCAGGAGATGCTGAAGATCTGGCCGTGGATAGTCAACCCTGAGCTGGACTGCCAATGA
- the b3gnt2a gene encoding N-acetyllactosaminide beta-1,3-N-acetylglucosaminyltransferase 2a isoform X3 — protein MSLCRKKARTLCMIVMINIFICALAGMSWKLGHNKGNPKRVRLPFKRFWSRPIMSESFWNKEQQRLDVINNPLINLDLSGDSPIALPDWLNDTGPLDPCEVDHRVPRQILDYNTLPKQFQDFLLHMRCRAYPMRINQPHICNEKPFLLLVVKSLMPHFDRRQAIRQTWGRAGLLASRTVATVFLLGNSSSVDNYPDLQDMLNHEAKLHKDLLQWDYRDTFFNLTLKEVLFLEWFSVHCPQAQYVLKGDDDVFVNTLRIVDFLKGLSEDKAKDLFIGDVIRNAGPHRNKKLKYFVPESVFVGQYPPYAGGGGYLFSGDLAIRLYNISKQVVMYPIDDVYTGMCLKKLGLVPDKHAGFRTFGIEEKYRGRPCTYRSLMLVHSLAPQEMLKIWPWIVNPELDCQ, from the coding sequence ATGTCGTTGTGCCGTAAGAAAGCGAGGACACTCTGCATGATTGTGATGATCAACATCTTCATCTGTGCTCTGGCGGGCATGTCATGGAAACTTGGCCACAACAAAGGTAATCCGAAGAGGGTTCGGCTTCCATTCAAGAGGTTCTGGAGCCGACCGATAATGAGTGAATCCTTCTGGAACAAGGAGCAGCAGCGCCTGGATGTGATTAACAACCCGCTTATCAACTTGGACCTCTCCGGCGACTCTCCCATTGCGCTGCCGGACTGGCTTAATGATACTGGACCTCTTGACCCGTGCGAAGTGGATCACAGGGTCCCAAGGCAAATCTTGGACTATAACACCCTACCAAAGCAGTTCCAGGACTTTCTCCTACACATGCGCTGCAGGGCGTACCCGATGCGGATAAATCAGCCCCACATCTGCAATGAAAAACCCTTCCTCCTGCTGGTGGTCAAGTCGCTGATGCCGCATTTTGACCGGCGGCAGGCCATTCGCCAGACATGGGGCCGCGCTGGCCTGTTAGCCAGTCGGACTGTGGCGACAGTGTTCCTGCTAGGCAACTCTTCATCTGTGGACAACTACCCAGATCTGCAGGACATGCTCAACCACGAGGCGAAGCTTCACAAAGACCTGCTGCAATGGGACTACAGGGACACGTTCTTCAACCTCACCCTTAAAGAGGTCCTTTTCCTAGAGTGGTTCAGCGTGCACTGCCCTCAAGCTCAGTATGTTCTAAAGGGTGACGATGATGTCTTTGTCAATACCCTACGGattgtggacttcctgaaagGCTTGTCTGAGGACAAGGCCAAAGATTTGTTCATAGGTGATGTTATAAGAAATGCAGGTCCGCACAGAAACAAGAAGCTGAAGTATTTTGTCCCTGAGAGTGTGTTTGTGGGGCAGTACCCGCCCTATGCTGGTGGTGGAGGATATCTGTTCTCTGGGGATTTAGCAATACGTCTTTACAACATTTCCAAGCAGGTGGTCATGTATCCCATTGATGACGTCTACACAGGAATGTGTCTGAAGAAGCTGGGCCTGGTCCCTGACAAGCATGCAGGCTTCCGGACGTTTGGTATTGAAGAGAAGTACAGGGGCCGGCCATGCACCTACAGAAGCCTGATGCTGGTTCACAGCCTAGCACCGCAGGAGATGCTGAAGATCTGGCCGTGGATAGTCAACCCTGAGCTGGACTGCCAATGA